In Aquila chrysaetos chrysaetos chromosome 10, bAquChr1.4, whole genome shotgun sequence, the following proteins share a genomic window:
- the AHSG gene encoding alpha-2-HS-glycoprotein, whose product MKALVALILLVQLPIHKAVPAAPPAPLGCDDPESEAAAEVAVSYINGRSHHGYKFALNRIENIRVLPQGPNNDIMFLELDLLETTCHILSPTPLANCTVRSFTQHAVEGDCDVKLQKLDGKLSVLASKCHSHADSSEDVLQLCPDCPLLASLNNTDVLTTVTAALNDHNSKTADAYLKLLEIGRAKIQYHPVHIVSVEFAVAATNCSAEEAKANVEACQLLPDDQSNFGFCTATMVTQPSQDLRVDCQLYGHQPGVTYSQPGQDTSAGLVPSVAQGFTNHNLRLSHNNPVASESSSSEFPTSMLSAKSVAKRAVANVAQHDKVPRPVGFVPPPPPCPGKIRHFKI is encoded by the exons ATGAAGGCACTAGTAGCTTTAATATTGCTTGTTCAGCTTCCAATTCACAAAGCTGTACCAGCAGCTCCCCCTGCTCCCTTGGGCTGTGATGACCCAGaatctgaagcagcagctgaagtaGCTGTGAGTTATATTAATGGCCGCAGTCATCACGGATACAAGTTTGCCTTAAACAGAATCGAGAATATCCGCGTGCTACCCCAG gggCCGAATAATGACATAATGTTTCTTGAACTTGACTTATTAGAGACCACATGCCACATTCTCAGCCCTACGCCTCTTGCAAATTGCACAGTAAGGAGCTTCACACAACAT GCAGTTGAGGGTGACTGTGATGTCAAACTGCAGAAGTTGGATGGAAAGTTATCTGTACTTGCTAGTAAATGCCACTCGCATGCAG ACTCAAGTGAAGATGTTCTCCAACTCTGCCCTGACTGTCCACTGCTGGCAAGTTTGAATAACACTGACGTATTAACAACTGTTACTGCTGCACTCAATGACCACAACAGCAAAACTGCTGATGCTTACCTCAAACTCCTTGAGATCGGAAGAGCCAAAATACAG TATCACCCAGTGCATATTGTCTCTGTTGAGTTTGCTGTGGCTGCCACGAACTGCTCAGCAGAAGAAGCTAAAGCTAATGTGGAGGCTTGTCAACTGCTGCCTGACGATCAGTCT AATTTTGGTTTCTGCACAGCAACAATGGTAACACAACCCTCACAGGACCTCAGAGTGGACTGCCAGCTCTATGGACATCAG cctggAGTTACCTACTCTCAACCAGGTCAAGACACATCAGCAGGACTGGTGCCCAGTGTTGCACAAGGCTTCACAAACCATAATCTCAGGCTTTCCCACAATAACCCTGTTGCATCTGAATCTAGCTCTTCAGAATTTCCTACTTCCATGCTCTCAGCAAAATCTGTAGCAAAGAGAGCAGTTGCAAATGTTGCTCAGCATGACAAAGTACCTCGCCCAGTTGGCTTtgtgcctcctcctcctccatgcCCTGGGAAGATTCGCCATTTCAAGATATAG